From one Microbacterium aurum genomic stretch:
- a CDS encoding sugar phosphate isomerase/epimerase family protein — MLSLASVTGTNFAYQRFPLDYWLDDMVALERQQLEIWGMSQHVDLFELRKRDVDALRGKLEDRGLSVACITPESLMYPVNFASDDPVIREYTFSMFRNAADLAADLGASYVFVTPGWGWENQPVADAVARAAEGIQALCAYADRKGLRCVLEALQRHESNLAVDAGQLDTVFRAVDAPNLGIALDTVAMATAEENMGDYFDRFGDRVWHVHLVDGNPSGHKAWGDGNLPLDDYLRDLRRFGYDGLMTAEIFGRPYIYEPTAAHRKNLTAIGAAFDRIDAVSRSEHAS; from the coding sequence GTGCTCTCACTCGCATCGGTCACCGGTACGAACTTCGCCTACCAGCGTTTCCCCCTCGACTATTGGCTGGACGACATGGTCGCCCTGGAACGGCAGCAGCTGGAGATCTGGGGGATGTCTCAGCATGTCGATCTCTTCGAGCTCCGCAAACGCGACGTCGACGCCCTGCGTGGCAAGCTCGAGGACCGTGGGCTGAGCGTGGCGTGCATCACGCCGGAATCGCTGATGTATCCCGTCAACTTCGCGAGCGACGACCCCGTGATCCGGGAGTACACGTTCTCGATGTTCCGCAACGCCGCCGACCTCGCGGCCGACCTGGGTGCGAGCTACGTGTTCGTGACACCGGGCTGGGGATGGGAGAACCAGCCGGTCGCCGACGCCGTGGCGAGGGCCGCAGAAGGCATCCAGGCGCTCTGCGCGTACGCGGACAGGAAGGGACTGCGCTGCGTGCTGGAGGCGCTGCAGCGGCACGAGTCGAACCTCGCCGTCGACGCCGGGCAGCTCGATACCGTCTTCCGGGCCGTGGATGCGCCCAACCTGGGAATCGCGCTCGACACCGTCGCGATGGCGACCGCGGAAGAGAACATGGGCGACTACTTCGACCGTTTCGGAGATCGCGTCTGGCACGTACACCTCGTGGACGGCAACCCGTCGGGGCACAAAGCCTGGGGCGACGGGAACCTGCCGCTGGACGATTACTTGCGGGATCTTCGACGCTTCGGATATGACGGTCTCATGACCGCGGAGATCTTCGGCCGGCCGTACATCTACGAGCCCACGGCCGCCCACCGCAAGAATCTCACTGCGATCGGCGCGGCATTCGATCGGATCGATGCCGTGTCCAGATCGGAACACGCCTCGTGA
- a CDS encoding aldehyde dehydrogenase family protein yields MTRHDNFIGGRFVPADDYRPNTNPSDVRDHIGEYAQASAGDVDDAIAAAAEALPLWAATSAGERAAVLQRISAGITAREQEIADMLAREEGKTLVESLGEVRRAAATFGYYAGQVLASHGETFHGLASGMTIETQRRPVGVVGIITPWNFPIAIPAWKTAPALAYGNTVVLKPADIVPGTAWLMTEVIAESGLPAGVFNLAMGRGSVVGERLTGSPLVHAVSFTGSTGVGRQVAAAATEGSLKRVQLEMGGKNALVVMDDADLDIAVAAGLDGAFGSTGQRCTASSRLVVHEAIHDEFVERMVAAVDKIQVGDARGVRTTMGPVVSESQLAQDLEYIGVGVSEGARLAVGGERLQDRGQGNYLSPALFVGAAPEMRISQEEIFGPVAAVLKVSDYDEAVAVANGVEYGLSAGICTRSLARARDFGRRAQAGIITVNKSTASTDYHVPFGGTKASSYGGREQGTAAREFFTETATVYTVAGEV; encoded by the coding sequence ATGACCAGGCACGACAACTTCATCGGCGGACGCTTCGTCCCCGCCGACGACTACCGCCCCAACACGAACCCCTCTGACGTCCGTGACCACATCGGTGAATACGCTCAGGCGAGCGCCGGCGACGTCGACGACGCCATCGCGGCTGCGGCTGAGGCGCTGCCGCTCTGGGCCGCGACATCCGCCGGGGAGCGCGCAGCCGTCCTGCAGCGGATCAGCGCGGGCATCACGGCCCGCGAACAGGAGATCGCCGACATGCTCGCGCGCGAGGAGGGCAAGACGCTCGTCGAGTCGCTCGGCGAGGTGCGCAGGGCGGCCGCGACCTTCGGCTACTACGCAGGTCAGGTGCTCGCCTCTCACGGCGAGACGTTCCACGGGCTCGCGTCGGGCATGACCATCGAGACGCAGCGGCGGCCCGTGGGAGTGGTGGGCATCATCACGCCCTGGAACTTCCCGATCGCCATCCCGGCGTGGAAGACGGCTCCCGCCCTGGCCTACGGCAACACCGTCGTGCTCAAGCCTGCCGACATCGTTCCCGGAACAGCGTGGCTCATGACGGAGGTCATCGCCGAGTCCGGTCTGCCGGCGGGGGTCTTCAACCTCGCCATGGGTCGGGGAAGCGTCGTCGGAGAGCGTCTGACCGGTTCGCCGCTCGTGCACGCAGTCAGCTTCACCGGATCGACCGGCGTCGGGCGCCAGGTAGCCGCCGCTGCAACGGAAGGCAGCCTCAAGCGCGTCCAGCTCGAGATGGGCGGGAAGAACGCGCTCGTCGTGATGGACGACGCCGACCTCGACATCGCCGTGGCCGCAGGACTCGACGGCGCATTCGGCAGCACGGGGCAGCGGTGCACGGCGTCCAGTCGGCTCGTCGTGCACGAGGCGATCCATGACGAGTTCGTCGAACGGATGGTCGCGGCCGTCGACAAGATCCAGGTGGGGGACGCGCGGGGCGTCCGCACGACCATGGGTCCGGTCGTCAGCGAGAGTCAGCTCGCGCAGGATCTCGAGTACATCGGGGTCGGCGTGTCCGAGGGTGCCCGCCTCGCCGTCGGCGGCGAGCGTCTGCAGGATCGCGGACAGGGCAACTACCTCAGCCCCGCCCTGTTCGTTGGAGCGGCGCCGGAGATGCGGATCAGCCAGGAGGAGATCTTCGGGCCCGTCGCCGCCGTGCTCAAGGTGTCGGATTATGACGAGGCCGTCGCCGTCGCGAACGGGGTCGAGTACGGCCTCTCGGCAGGGATCTGCACGCGTTCCCTCGCCCGCGCGCGCGACTTCGGACGGCGCGCACAGGCGGGCATCATCACCGTCAACAAGTCCACGGCATCCACCGACTACCACGTGCCGTTCGGCGGCACCAAGGCGTCGAGCTACGGCGGCCGTGAGCAGGGCACGGCCGCTCGTGAGTTCTTCACCGAGACGGCGACCGTCTACACGGTGGCAGGTGAAGTCTGA
- the dctP gene encoding TRAP transporter substrate-binding protein DctP, with protein MNRPRKLLRTAVVATAAALLLAGCSANGAGNGDNAGSGGAADPMTIKLSYVNPPTSIDGQILEEVAAAVEERTDGEIVIELYPSGQIGTTGDTAQQAANGEDIIAYMDASIIAQLGAEDFGILGGPFLFANADEANTFLESEVFAEMAEEAASDLGIRILAFNWLDGPRHIWAKKPAPQPSDLEGLRFRTPPVDVWTETFSLLGAVPTEIANTETYSALEQGVVDAAEGPINGTYALGWHEVANVATLTEHFRTLIGFGTSEVLWQRLTDEQRAILEEEFIAGGVEAQKRYAAAIDETMAKMESESGVTFVEADIEAYQEATRPFYDKYGDLLDRVRDAAK; from the coding sequence ATGAACAGGCCTCGAAAGCTCCTCCGCACGGCCGTGGTCGCCACGGCCGCGGCCCTCCTCCTCGCCGGCTGTTCTGCCAACGGCGCAGGCAACGGCGACAACGCCGGCTCGGGCGGTGCCGCCGACCCGATGACGATCAAGCTCAGCTACGTCAACCCTCCGACGAGCATCGACGGGCAGATCCTCGAGGAAGTTGCAGCCGCCGTCGAGGAGCGCACCGACGGCGAGATCGTCATCGAGCTCTACCCTTCCGGCCAGATCGGCACCACGGGCGACACCGCCCAGCAGGCGGCGAACGGCGAAGACATCATCGCCTACATGGACGCCAGCATCATCGCCCAGCTCGGCGCCGAGGACTTCGGCATCCTCGGCGGCCCGTTCCTGTTCGCCAACGCCGACGAGGCGAACACCTTCCTCGAGTCCGAGGTCTTCGCCGAGATGGCGGAGGAGGCGGCATCCGACCTGGGAATCCGCATCCTCGCGTTCAACTGGCTGGACGGCCCGCGTCACATCTGGGCCAAGAAGCCAGCCCCCCAGCCGTCTGACCTCGAGGGCCTGCGCTTCCGCACGCCTCCCGTCGACGTGTGGACTGAGACGTTCTCCCTGCTCGGCGCCGTCCCCACCGAGATCGCCAATACAGAGACGTACAGCGCACTGGAACAGGGCGTCGTCGACGCCGCGGAAGGCCCCATCAACGGCACCTACGCGCTCGGCTGGCACGAAGTGGCGAATGTCGCCACCCTCACGGAGCACTTCCGCACGCTCATCGGCTTCGGCACGAGCGAGGTGCTGTGGCAGCGACTGACCGACGAACAGCGGGCGATCCTCGAGGAGGAGTTCATCGCCGGCGGCGTCGAGGCGCAGAAGCGGTATGCGGCGGCCATCGACGAGACGATGGCCAAGATGGAGTCCGAGTCCGGCGTGACCTTCGTCGAAGCGGACATCGAGGCGTACCAGGAGGCGACGCGTCCCTTCTATGACAAGTACGGCGACCTTCTGGACCGCGTCCGCGACGCAGCCAAGTAA
- a CDS encoding hydroxyacid dehydrogenase: MTPDRVVLLEPIHPAGVALLEAVTHVTVLGGTDDPRLRHAVAEADALIVRSTRVDAGLIAAGPRLRVIGRHGAGLDNIDLVAAESAGIAVVNTPRSNTESVAEYVIGTMFQLVKRIDDVRGALRAGAFSPGSSLPGQVDRLGLVGREISGLRLGLVGAGAIGRAVARRASALGMTVGAYDPFVSAAAMSELGITAHESLESLLAGSDVVSLHLPGGPEARGILSADRLSLMPPGAVLINAARGELVDIDALIDAVTTGSLAGAAVDVFDPEPPARDAAILHTPGIIATPHMAAMTAEALERMAVEVATGVLHRLDASDG, encoded by the coding sequence ATGACTCCGGACCGTGTCGTCCTCCTCGAGCCGATCCATCCGGCCGGTGTCGCGCTGCTCGAGGCCGTCACCCACGTGACAGTCCTCGGCGGCACCGACGACCCGCGGCTCCGCCACGCCGTGGCGGAAGCAGATGCCCTGATCGTGCGGTCGACGCGAGTAGACGCCGGTCTGATCGCAGCAGGCCCGCGCCTGCGCGTGATCGGGCGCCACGGCGCCGGACTGGACAACATCGATCTCGTCGCAGCGGAGTCCGCCGGCATCGCGGTCGTCAACACTCCCCGATCGAACACCGAGTCGGTGGCCGAGTACGTGATCGGCACGATGTTCCAGCTCGTGAAGCGCATCGACGACGTACGCGGTGCACTGCGAGCGGGTGCGTTCTCCCCCGGTTCCTCGCTCCCGGGCCAGGTGGATCGCCTCGGCCTGGTCGGAAGGGAGATCAGCGGTCTGCGTCTCGGGCTCGTGGGCGCCGGCGCGATCGGCCGCGCCGTCGCCCGTCGCGCGAGCGCTCTCGGCATGACGGTCGGTGCATACGACCCGTTCGTCTCCGCCGCTGCGATGTCCGAGCTGGGCATCACGGCCCACGAGAGCCTCGAGTCCCTGCTGGCGGGAAGCGATGTCGTGAGCCTGCATCTGCCGGGCGGTCCGGAGGCGCGCGGGATCCTCTCGGCTGACCGGCTCTCGCTCATGCCGCCCGGGGCCGTGCTGATCAACGCGGCGCGCGGCGAGCTCGTCGACATCGACGCTCTCATCGACGCCGTCACGACGGGGTCGCTCGCCGGCGCCGCGGTCGACGTCTTCGACCCGGAGCCACCGGCGCGGGATGCCGCGATCCTGCACACGCCGGGCATCATCGCGACGCCGCACATGGCCGCGATGACGGCCGAGGCGCTCGAGCGCATGGCGGTCGAGGTGGCGACGGGCGTGCTCCACAGGCTCGACGCATCGGACGGCTGA
- a CDS encoding NAD(P)-dependent oxidoreductase has product MSSPRFAFPDASPDDEALLARGLEAAGVDRDRIDVSYGVPSDADEWVERIGEAEATLLGWSIPNEALRRLPRLRRISFLGTGAADNVDLRLAEELGIEVRTVRGYGDDAVAEHALALLLAAARGIPLLDREMREGQWAARPGVQLAGKTLGIVGLGGIGMRMATLAQGIGMRVVGWNRSVRDGATQYGSIPLLDLPELFARSAAVSLHLALTPESTGIIDAALMDALAPGAILVNTARAAIVDREALMARLHRGDIVAALDVFDPEPLPADDPLRSAPGTVLTPHVAYDTPEAAEALFRLAVANLVESAP; this is encoded by the coding sequence ATGAGTTCACCACGTTTCGCATTCCCCGACGCCTCTCCCGACGACGAGGCGCTGCTGGCGCGAGGGCTCGAGGCGGCGGGCGTGGATCGCGACCGGATCGACGTGTCCTACGGAGTCCCGTCCGACGCGGACGAGTGGGTCGAACGGATCGGGGAGGCCGAGGCGACACTGCTCGGCTGGTCGATTCCGAACGAGGCGCTGCGGCGGCTGCCACGCCTGCGTCGCATCTCGTTCCTCGGCACAGGCGCGGCCGACAACGTCGATCTCCGGCTCGCTGAGGAACTCGGCATCGAGGTGCGAACGGTCCGTGGGTATGGCGACGACGCCGTCGCCGAGCACGCTCTCGCCCTCCTGCTGGCGGCGGCTCGCGGCATCCCGCTGCTCGACCGTGAGATGCGCGAGGGCCAGTGGGCGGCGCGCCCCGGCGTGCAGCTGGCGGGCAAGACGCTGGGCATCGTCGGTCTCGGGGGGATCGGCATGCGCATGGCGACGCTCGCTCAGGGGATCGGCATGCGCGTCGTGGGGTGGAATCGCTCGGTGCGCGATGGCGCGACGCAGTACGGATCGATCCCGCTGCTGGATCTCCCGGAGCTCTTCGCCAGGAGCGCCGCAGTCTCTCTCCACCTCGCGCTCACGCCGGAGTCGACGGGAATCATCGACGCCGCCCTCATGGACGCTCTCGCACCGGGCGCCATCCTCGTCAACACCGCGCGGGCGGCCATCGTCGACCGTGAGGCGCTGATGGCGCGATTGCACAGGGGTGACATCGTCGCGGCTCTCGACGTGTTCGATCCCGAGCCGCTGCCGGCCGACGATCCGCTGCGCTCAGCCCCCGGCACCGTGCTCACACCGCACGTCGCGTATGACACCCCCGAGGCCGCGGAAGCCCTCTTCCGCCTCGCCGTCGCCAACCTCGTCGAGTCCGCCCCGTGA
- a CDS encoding LacI family DNA-binding transcriptional regulator, translating into MPCPDRNTPRDAVALTIRDVAQAAGVSQATAARALSNYGSVSAAARERVLMAAAEIGYQPNHIAQALRSGSAKVVSFVPGNIDVPFFARVAHVIADRLEQAGFVLMMASSYESLDRERGIVEAMRSRLTSGLVIAPTSSMEIAHLVSLHESGTPVVSIDRSLAQHGIDSVSVDNLDLSRQAVGHLLELGHRRIATLYDSETIESSAQRLAGSAAAIEGVGELVPVRGGLTVDEAVAAVSAALSARDRPTAVFAADSLMTEATLYSVRRLGLRIPGDVSLVGVDDHSLSPLLDPPLTLVSQPVDEIGNAAVDILLGRLQGTATARPRDLTLEATLIVRESTAPPPAL; encoded by the coding sequence ATGCCGTGTCCAGATCGGAACACGCCTCGTGACGCCGTGGCGCTGACGATCAGGGACGTCGCCCAGGCGGCCGGCGTCTCGCAGGCAACGGCTGCGCGTGCGCTCAGCAACTATGGATCCGTGAGCGCGGCAGCGCGCGAGCGCGTTCTCATGGCCGCGGCAGAGATCGGCTATCAGCCCAATCACATCGCGCAGGCCCTCCGCAGCGGCTCGGCGAAGGTCGTGAGCTTCGTGCCGGGGAACATCGACGTCCCCTTCTTCGCGCGGGTGGCTCACGTGATCGCGGACCGCCTCGAGCAGGCGGGGTTCGTCCTCATGATGGCGAGCTCCTACGAGAGTCTCGACAGGGAGCGCGGCATCGTCGAGGCCATGCGGTCGCGTCTGACCTCCGGCCTCGTCATCGCACCGACGTCGTCGATGGAGATCGCGCACCTGGTGTCGCTGCATGAGTCCGGGACGCCCGTCGTCTCGATCGACCGGTCGCTTGCGCAGCACGGCATCGACTCCGTCAGCGTGGACAACCTGGATCTCAGTCGTCAGGCCGTCGGCCACCTCCTCGAGCTCGGCCACCGACGCATCGCGACGCTGTACGACAGCGAGACGATCGAGTCCAGCGCCCAGCGACTGGCCGGCAGCGCGGCGGCGATCGAGGGCGTGGGCGAGCTGGTTCCCGTCCGCGGGGGACTCACGGTCGATGAGGCGGTCGCGGCCGTCTCCGCTGCGCTGAGCGCACGCGATCGGCCCACGGCAGTGTTCGCGGCCGACTCACTCATGACGGAGGCGACGCTGTACAGCGTCCGCCGACTGGGACTTCGCATCCCGGGCGATGTCTCTCTCGTCGGCGTCGACGACCACAGCCTTTCGCCCCTGCTCGACCCGCCGTTGACCCTCGTGTCGCAGCCGGTGGACGAGATCGGCAACGCCGCCGTCGACATCCTGCTCGGACGACTCCAGGGCACGGCGACGGCGCGACCTCGCGATCTCACCCTTGAAGCGACGCTCATCGTCCGAGAGTCCACTGCGCCGCCGCCCGCGCTCTGA
- a CDS encoding TRAP transporter small permease, whose protein sequence is MSAPPESGRLRRAVTRVLIFIEEDVSAILLAVAVVVLCSDVVGRYVFHHPIPGAPSIAMVCFVWLTYLGAAAAARRGRNITIDVMVGRFSPRWQAACEIVVQLIVGGVVGFCLYWIWVAVLTNRFVDLPGLGVSRRVLTMALLVGFCLMALYCLRDFFLAVRGAITGIYAPIHEAVEDDDVVTPRDEHPQLPAEPVTTTIFMKRPRKGDRGSQRKNGHRS, encoded by the coding sequence GTGAGTGCACCACCGGAATCCGGACGGCTGCGGCGAGCCGTGACGCGGGTACTGATCTTCATCGAGGAAGACGTCAGCGCGATCCTCCTCGCCGTTGCCGTCGTCGTGCTGTGTTCCGACGTCGTCGGTCGCTACGTGTTCCACCACCCGATCCCCGGCGCGCCGTCGATCGCCATGGTGTGCTTCGTCTGGCTCACGTATCTCGGCGCAGCTGCAGCGGCACGGCGCGGGCGCAACATCACGATCGATGTGATGGTCGGCCGCTTCTCGCCGCGATGGCAGGCAGCCTGCGAGATCGTCGTCCAGCTCATCGTCGGAGGCGTCGTCGGCTTCTGCCTCTACTGGATCTGGGTCGCCGTCCTCACGAACCGCTTCGTCGACCTCCCTGGGCTGGGCGTCAGCCGACGTGTGCTCACAATGGCCCTCCTCGTCGGATTCTGCCTGATGGCGCTCTACTGCCTGAGGGACTTCTTCCTCGCCGTACGGGGCGCGATCACCGGGATCTATGCCCCCATCCACGAGGCCGTCGAAGACGACGACGTCGTCACCCCCCGCGACGAGCACCCTCAGCTGCCGGCGGAGCCTGTAACGACGACCATCTTCATGAAGCGACCCCGCAAGGGTGACCGCGGCTCGCAGCGGAAGAACGGACACCGATCATGA
- a CDS encoding thiamine pyrophosphate-dependent enzyme, producing MGTRAGHLVVEALLAQGLDRYTCVPGESFLPVLDAIVDHGDRAEMIVCRHESPAAHMAEAYGKLTGRPGVCFVTRGPGALHAAIGVHTADQDATPLLLFVGQIARKDRGRGAFQEFNSHEVFGSMAKWVATIDEAARIPETIARAVRIATSGRPGPVVIELPEDMLYDTVEDAVIPVVAALSTSVGADVVQQVEAELRAAQRPLIVLGRGGWGAPQSEGIREFAEANSIPVVAAWRCQDHIDNDSRIYIGHLSLSTEPDLVRTLEESDLILAIGGHFGDVETGGYELLAPGAHRRVIHFAVDGFDLDRYVHADFAVQADSAAAVDALAPLRVDGARWEERTARARAAYIERSTPAPDDELGTMIAGLSAALPADAVVTNGAGNYAVWVHRFHRYRQYGTQLAPANGAMSYGLPAGIMAAALDGTRPTIVFGGDGCFLMSSMELATVAALGVPVVMVVVNNSSFGTIRMHQEREFPGRQSATTLGNPDFAALARAHGIPGATVRTAEEFRREFAEAVGSGAPRLIEIVTDVARISPTRRITEQGLV from the coding sequence GTGGGCACCAGAGCCGGACACCTCGTCGTCGAAGCGCTTCTCGCGCAGGGACTGGACCGCTACACCTGCGTCCCTGGTGAGAGCTTCCTCCCCGTCCTCGACGCGATCGTCGACCACGGCGATCGCGCCGAGATGATCGTCTGCCGCCACGAATCGCCCGCCGCTCACATGGCCGAGGCCTACGGCAAGCTGACAGGCCGTCCCGGAGTCTGCTTCGTGACCCGCGGCCCCGGCGCTCTTCATGCCGCCATCGGCGTGCACACCGCGGACCAGGATGCCACGCCCCTGCTGCTGTTCGTGGGCCAGATCGCACGCAAAGACCGTGGGCGCGGCGCGTTCCAGGAGTTCAACTCGCACGAGGTCTTCGGGTCGATGGCCAAGTGGGTCGCGACGATCGACGAGGCCGCACGGATCCCGGAGACGATCGCGCGCGCGGTCCGCATCGCGACGTCGGGCCGGCCCGGTCCCGTCGTCATCGAGCTCCCAGAGGACATGCTGTACGACACCGTCGAAGACGCGGTGATTCCGGTGGTCGCCGCGCTCTCGACATCCGTCGGCGCGGACGTGGTCCAGCAGGTCGAGGCGGAGCTGCGCGCTGCACAGCGGCCGCTCATCGTCCTCGGTCGCGGCGGGTGGGGTGCGCCGCAGAGCGAGGGCATCCGTGAGTTCGCGGAGGCCAACAGCATCCCGGTCGTGGCGGCGTGGCGGTGCCAGGACCACATTGACAACGACTCCCGGATCTACATCGGCCACCTGAGCCTCTCGACCGAGCCTGATCTCGTGCGCACGCTGGAGGAGTCCGACCTCATCCTGGCGATCGGCGGTCACTTCGGCGACGTCGAGACCGGCGGATACGAGCTGCTCGCTCCCGGCGCGCACCGGCGCGTCATCCACTTCGCCGTCGACGGATTCGATCTCGACCGCTATGTCCATGCCGATTTCGCGGTGCAGGCGGACTCCGCCGCCGCTGTCGACGCACTCGCGCCGCTTCGGGTCGATGGCGCACGATGGGAGGAGCGCACGGCGCGGGCGCGGGCAGCCTACATCGAGCGCTCGACTCCCGCTCCCGACGATGAGCTCGGCACGATGATCGCAGGACTCTCGGCTGCGTTGCCGGCAGATGCCGTCGTCACGAACGGCGCGGGGAACTACGCCGTCTGGGTCCACCGCTTCCACAGGTACCGGCAGTACGGCACGCAGCTGGCGCCCGCAAACGGCGCCATGAGCTACGGGCTCCCGGCAGGCATCATGGCGGCGGCTCTCGACGGCACACGGCCCACGATCGTCTTCGGCGGGGACGGATGTTTCCTCATGAGCTCGATGGAACTCGCCACCGTCGCCGCGCTCGGCGTTCCCGTGGTGATGGTCGTCGTCAACAACTCGTCCTTCGGCACCATCCGCATGCACCAGGAGCGCGAGTTCCCCGGTCGCCAGAGCGCCACGACGCTCGGCAACCCGGACTTCGCGGCCCTGGCGCGAGCGCACGGCATCCCGGGTGCGACCGTCCGCACTGCGGAGGAGTTCCGCCGCGAGTTCGCGGAGGCGGTCGGGTCGGGTGCGCCGCGACTCATCGAGATCGTCACCGACGTCGCGCGGATCTCGCCCACACGGAGGATCACAGAGCAGGGTCTGGTGTGA
- a CDS encoding TRAP transporter large permease, with product MTIAILILIMLVLLAIRVPVWITLLAISLGYMLFEGGGGGPQVVQRLTSGLDSFPLLAVPFFIFAGIIMAGGGIAERMMAFATSLVGHFRGGLAQVNVLNSLLIGGMSGSANADAAIDAKILVPIMRKQGYTNAFASAISVASGGISPILPPSIGLILYGVLAGVSIGDLFIAGVIPGILIAVALSITVWILARIHNFPRANDKFPPFREIWMSFRKAFFALLMPVLLLVGLRLGVFTPTELGAVAVIYALVLGLFVFKEITWRDIPRLLREAVLTTAVVMIIIASASVFGIVVAYERIPDQLSSFLYGISDNPVVIVLVINVILLILGIFLESSSLMIILVPVLAPIAVMTGIDPVQFGVIIVLNLTIGALTPPVGTVVYTVAAITGVSIPAFVKAFIPLFIALVAVLMLVTFVPLLTIWLPSVF from the coding sequence ATGACCATCGCGATCCTCATCCTGATCATGCTCGTGCTGCTGGCGATCCGGGTCCCGGTCTGGATCACGCTGCTCGCCATCTCGCTGGGCTACATGCTCTTCGAAGGCGGTGGCGGCGGACCGCAGGTCGTACAACGGCTCACGAGTGGTCTCGACTCCTTTCCCCTGCTCGCGGTGCCGTTCTTCATCTTCGCCGGCATCATCATGGCCGGTGGCGGGATCGCCGAGCGCATGATGGCCTTCGCGACCTCGCTCGTCGGTCACTTCCGCGGAGGCCTCGCTCAGGTCAACGTCCTCAACAGCCTCCTCATCGGAGGCATGTCGGGATCGGCCAACGCGGACGCCGCCATCGACGCCAAGATCCTCGTGCCGATCATGCGCAAGCAGGGCTACACCAACGCCTTCGCCTCCGCCATCAGTGTCGCCTCCGGCGGGATCTCCCCGATCCTGCCCCCGAGCATCGGCCTCATCCTCTACGGTGTGCTCGCAGGCGTCTCGATCGGAGACCTCTTCATCGCGGGCGTGATCCCCGGCATCCTCATCGCCGTCGCACTGTCGATCACCGTCTGGATCCTCGCGCGCATCCACAACTTCCCACGCGCCAACGACAAGTTCCCGCCTTTCCGCGAGATCTGGATGAGCTTCCGCAAGGCCTTCTTCGCCCTGCTGATGCCGGTCCTGCTTCTCGTCGGCCTCCGCCTCGGCGTGTTCACCCCGACCGAGCTGGGCGCGGTGGCGGTCATCTATGCGCTCGTCCTCGGCCTGTTCGTGTTCAAGGAGATCACCTGGCGGGACATCCCTCGCCTGCTGCGCGAGGCCGTCCTCACGACCGCCGTCGTCATGATCATCATCGCCTCGGCGAGTGTCTTCGGCATCGTGGTGGCGTACGAGCGGATCCCCGACCAGCTCAGCTCCTTCCTCTACGGGATCTCCGACAACCCCGTCGTGATCGTGCTCGTGATCAACGTGATCCTGCTCATCCTCGGCATCTTCCTCGAGTCCTCGAGCCTCATGATCATCCTCGTGCCCGTGCTGGCGCCGATCGCCGTCATGACGGGGATCGACCCCGTTCAGTTCGGCGTGATCATCGTGCTCAACCTCACGATCGGCGCCCTGACACCGCCTGTCGGCACCGTCGTCTACACGGTGGCGGCGATCACGGGCGTCTCCATTCCCGCGTTCGTGAAGGCCTTCATCCCGCTGTTCATCGCGCTCGTGGCGGTGCTCATGCTCGTGACGTTCGTTCCGCTGCTGACCATCTGGCTCCCGTCGGTGTTCTGA
- a CDS encoding GntR family transcriptional regulator, whose translation MAVSEGHASTAERLRGEILTLIAERGLVAGDQLPTEQVLSAHFGVSRATVREGLRLLEQDGSVRAVQGRGRFLSAVGDLRVERPVTRYESITDMLEGLGYSVTSAVLDLQEAAADETEAAALGIAVGDDVIRITRLRCGDERPLVVSVDTVPRHLLPGPIGHRDWSGSLTHALKIQGHEIVSSLAQLSSVMMPEGLADRFGLADYDPWLLVTETCMTVDGTRALFAKDYHRGEDIAFNVLRRA comes from the coding sequence ATGGCTGTGTCCGAGGGTCATGCTTCCACTGCGGAACGTCTGCGCGGGGAGATTCTCACGCTCATCGCCGAGCGTGGACTCGTCGCGGGGGACCAGCTTCCCACGGAGCAGGTGCTTTCGGCGCACTTCGGGGTGTCGCGGGCGACCGTTCGCGAAGGGCTGCGGCTGCTGGAGCAGGACGGATCCGTCAGGGCGGTGCAGGGGAGAGGGCGGTTCCTCTCCGCTGTCGGAGATCTGCGCGTCGAACGCCCCGTCACGCGATACGAGAGCATCACGGACATGCTGGAGGGCCTGGGCTACTCCGTCACCAGCGCTGTGCTCGACCTGCAGGAGGCGGCGGCCGATGAGACCGAGGCGGCTGCGCTCGGGATCGCGGTGGGCGATGACGTCATCCGCATCACGCGACTGCGCTGCGGCGACGAACGTCCCCTCGTCGTGAGCGTCGACACGGTGCCCCGACATCTGCTCCCCGGGCCGATCGGCCACCGTGACTGGAGCGGCTCGCTGACCCACGCGCTGAAGATCCAGGGGCACGAGATCGTCTCATCGCTGGCGCAACTCAGCAGCGTCATGATGCCGGAAGGGCTGGCCGATCGTTTCGGCCTGGCCGACTACGACCCGTGGCTCCTCGTCACCGAGACGTGCATGACGGTGGACGGCACGCGGGCGCTGTTCGCGAAGGACTACCACCGGGGCGAGGACATCGCCTTCAACGTGCTGCGTCGCGCGTGA